A window from Drosophila miranda strain MSH22 chromosome Y unlocalized genomic scaffold, D.miranda_PacBio2.1 Contig_Y2_pilon, whole genome shotgun sequence encodes these proteins:
- the LOC117193664 gene encoding protein SON-like encodes MPSDKDRKVAVGLKDPKEESEVRRAPRISPSRSLRQRDELRRSEPLSQRSADQAQGARRRNSRLRVKKRMRICVHTAASSSHGRAMGGRCKNCQEPTPTGGRQRAPNRRRARHSPRRHRGHNELEAAGSHQPRSKRRRGPNTRAPADRRVAHRPPALRTPDQESLSCLRRWRLVSSVRQAFWQRWSREYVLGLQIRGKWHQQQPNLEEGDLVIVAEDNLPPQEWLVGRVIATHAGEDVMVRVVEIRTSTGAVFRRPIHKLAPLPKC; translated from the exons ATGCCGAGCGATAAAGACAGGAAAGTAGCAGTTGGATTAAAAGATCCAAAAGAGGAATCAGAG GTTCGTCGGGCGCCGAGGATATCCCCAAGTCGTTCATTGCGACAACGGGACGAACTTCGTCGGAGCGAGCCGCTATCTCAGCGCTCTGCGGATCAGGCTCAAGGAGCAAGGAGACGCAATTCGCGACTTCGCGTCAAAAAACGGATGCGAATTTGCGTTCATACCGCCGCGAGCTCCTCACATGGGAGGGCTATGGGAGGCAGGTGTAAAAACTGCCAAGagcctactcctacgggcggTAGGCAGCGCGCTCCTAACCGCCGAAGAGCTCGCCACAGTCCTCGTCGGCATCGAGGCCATAATGAGCTCGAGGCCGCTGGGAGCCATCAGCCAAGATCCAAGCGACGGCGAGGCCCTAACacccgggcacctgctgacaggcgggtCGCTCATCGCCCCCCAGCACTGCGGACTCCGGACCAGGAGAGTCTCAGTTGCTTGCGGCGATGGCGACTTGTCTCGTCAGTCAGGCAAGCGTTttggcagcgatggtcccgCGAATATGTCCTGGGGCTGCAAATTCGGGGCAAatggcaccagcagcaaccgAACCTCGAGGAAGGAGACCTCGTCATCGTGGCCGAGGACAATCTGCCGCCTCAGGAGTGGCTCGTGGGGAGGGTCATCGCCACGCACGCAGGAGAGGACGTCATGGTCAGGGTCGTCGAAATAAGGACTAGCACTGGAGCGGTTTTTCGGCGGCCCATACACAAATTAGCGCCGCTCCCGAAGTGTTGA